One window of the Thermasporomyces composti genome contains the following:
- a CDS encoding FxsA family protein has protein sequence MTRPLLLLAFLTIPVLEIYVLIQVGQVIGGWWTVAALIAVAVLGSWLVRREGWRTWHALTDALTRGRLPTTEVLDAALVLAGGVLMLAPGFVSDVLGLLLILPVTRPLARRVVTWAVGRHLARAAGRLDPALFGSRTPPPRGPVIQGEVVDDERVNG, from the coding sequence ATGACGCGTCCGCTCCTGCTGCTGGCGTTCCTCACCATCCCCGTCCTGGAGATCTACGTGCTCATCCAGGTCGGTCAGGTGATCGGCGGCTGGTGGACCGTCGCCGCCTTGATCGCGGTGGCGGTTCTCGGCTCGTGGCTGGTACGGCGCGAGGGCTGGCGCACGTGGCACGCCCTGACCGACGCGCTGACGCGGGGGCGACTGCCGACCACAGAGGTGCTCGACGCGGCGCTCGTGCTCGCCGGCGGGGTCCTCATGCTGGCGCCCGGATTCGTGAGCGACGTCCTCGGGCTGCTGCTGATCCTGCCCGTGACCCGCCCCCTCGCTCGACGCGTGGTGACGTGGGCCGTTGGTCGGCACCTCGCCCGCGCCGCGGGCCGGCTCGACCCGGCTCTGTTCGGGTCCAGGACACCGCCGCCGCGCGGTCCGGTGATCCAGGGCGAGGTCGTCGACGACGAGCGCGTCAACGGCTAG
- a CDS encoding OAM dimerization domain-containing protein, translating into MTADLDTRPRADSTSAPDATPAADTTPTADKGPTIIRPYGDSTGDGMVQLSFTLPIPHDARAEGAALQLAEKMGLDPAMVVHARAVGPQFTFFIVYGRVNHLVDLSKVEVVEREYPLLSTKEVNLAIRTALRRRLVVVGACVGTDAHTVGIDAILNVKGFAGEKGLEYYREIKVINLGAQVPVEDLIARARAERADAILVSQVVTQRDAHLHATRAVVAAVREAFDDEHRPLLVVGGPRFKESMAAELGVDRIFTRGTTPREVASYLVHAIVGRRKERGA; encoded by the coding sequence GTGACCGCCGACCTTGACACCAGACCACGAGCCGACAGCACGTCCGCACCCGACGCCACACCCGCGGCCGATACCACACCAACTGCCGACAAAGGACCGACGATCATTCGCCCTTACGGCGACAGCACCGGGGACGGCATGGTGCAGCTGTCGTTCACCTTGCCCATCCCGCACGACGCTCGGGCCGAAGGCGCGGCGCTCCAGCTGGCGGAGAAGATGGGCTTGGACCCCGCGATGGTCGTCCACGCCCGCGCCGTGGGGCCGCAGTTCACGTTCTTCATCGTCTACGGCCGGGTCAACCACCTCGTCGACCTGTCGAAGGTCGAGGTCGTCGAACGCGAGTACCCCCTCCTCAGCACCAAGGAGGTCAACCTCGCCATCCGCACCGCGCTGCGGCGCAGACTGGTCGTCGTCGGCGCCTGCGTCGGCACTGACGCGCACACCGTTGGCATCGACGCCATCCTCAACGTCAAAGGGTTCGCGGGCGAGAAGGGCCTGGAGTACTACCGCGAGATCAAGGTCATCAACCTCGGCGCCCAGGTCCCGGTCGAGGACCTCATCGCACGGGCCCGTGCCGAACGCGCCGACGCGATCTTGGTGTCCCAAGTGGTGACCCAACGCGATGCCCACCTGCACGCCACCCGTGCGGTCGTGGCGGCTGTGCGGGAAGCCTTCGACGACGAGCATCGACCGCTGCTGGTGGTCGGCGGGCCGCGGTTCAAGGAGTCGATGGCGGCCGAGCTGGGTGTCGACCGCATCTTCACCAGAGGCACCACGCCTCGGGAGGTCGCGAGCTACCTGGTCCACGCCATCGTAGGCCGGCGGAAGGAGCGTGGAGCGTGA
- a CDS encoding hotdog domain-containing protein codes for MSDQVDDSRLGLTVAHRRYVSYADAHYAGNLVAGGYVLGLFGDVATEVCIRTDGDEGLLASYHDVTFHAPVRAGDILEVVATVTRVGRRSRDLDLTAQVLARSAPERGVSAADVLPEPLVAVTARATVVVPS; via the coding sequence GTGAGCGACCAGGTCGACGACAGCCGGCTGGGACTCACTGTCGCCCACCGCCGGTACGTCTCGTACGCCGACGCGCACTACGCCGGCAACCTCGTCGCCGGCGGGTACGTGCTGGGCCTGTTCGGCGACGTCGCCACCGAGGTGTGCATCCGCACCGACGGCGACGAGGGCTTGCTGGCGTCCTACCACGACGTGACGTTCCACGCCCCCGTTCGCGCCGGCGACATCCTGGAGGTCGTCGCGACGGTCACCCGGGTCGGTCGCCGGAGCAGAGACCTCGACTTGACGGCGCAGGTGCTCGCCCGAAGCGCGCCGGAACGCGGCGTCTCGGCGGCTGACGTGCTGCCGGAGCCGCTGGTCGCGGTGACGGCACGGGCGACGGTGGTCGTCCCCTCATGA
- a CDS encoding polyprenol monophosphomannose synthase: protein MSETMRAGGDLGRVLVVLPTYNEADNLEPIVKRLRAAVPDADVLVADDNSPDGTGEIADRIAATDDHVHVLHRTRKQGLGTAYREGFTWGLNRGYDVFCEMDADGSHQPEALPTLLERLRSADLVIGSRWVPGGRVENWSRGRQLLSRAGNLYARLALGLPLRDATAGYRVFRRATLQGIDLSGVASQGYCFQIDLAWRAYRAGFRVAEVPIVFREREHGASKMDLGIVAESFWRVAAWGARHRARQLRELLTGRRRASP from the coding sequence ATGAGCGAGACCATGCGGGCAGGCGGCGATCTCGGCCGCGTGCTCGTCGTCCTGCCCACCTACAACGAGGCCGACAACCTGGAGCCGATCGTGAAGCGGCTCCGGGCGGCCGTTCCCGACGCCGACGTCCTCGTGGCGGACGACAACTCGCCCGACGGCACCGGTGAGATCGCCGACCGCATCGCCGCGACCGACGACCACGTCCACGTGCTGCACCGGACGCGCAAGCAGGGCCTGGGCACCGCCTACCGGGAAGGCTTCACGTGGGGACTGAACCGCGGCTACGACGTCTTCTGTGAGATGGACGCCGACGGGTCCCACCAGCCCGAGGCCTTGCCGACCCTGCTGGAGCGGTTGCGATCCGCGGACCTGGTGATCGGCTCCCGATGGGTGCCCGGCGGCCGCGTGGAGAACTGGTCGCGTGGACGCCAGCTGTTGTCCCGTGCTGGCAACCTCTACGCGCGCCTCGCCTTGGGCCTGCCACTGCGCGACGCGACCGCGGGCTACCGAGTCTTTCGCCGAGCTACCCTGCAAGGCATCGACCTGAGCGGAGTGGCGTCCCAGGGCTACTGCTTCCAGATCGACTTGGCGTGGCGGGCGTATCGTGCCGGTTTCCGCGTGGCTGAGGTGCCCATCGTGTTCCGTGAGCGAGAGCACGGCGCGAGCAAGATGGACCTGGGCATCGTGGCGGAGTCCTTCTGGCGGGTAGCCGCCTGGGGAGCGCGGCACCGCGCGCGACAGCTCCGCGAGCTCCTCACCGGCCGACGAAGGGCGAGCCCATGA
- the lnt gene encoding apolipoprotein N-acyltransferase gives MYLPDSWRAGRGRSANHMVAGIGWDVGLPRRPEPGGKGVALGLEDGVVAHRSSAARRMTDGANLSRLALAIGSGVLLALAFPPVGWAWLTPLAAAGLTWACWGQRVRDGALTGLAYGFGFFVVLLQWVRVIGVDGWLALSLLEAAFVAALGAALAIVTRLRWWPVWAAALWVGQELLRGSVPFGGFPWGRLVFALDDTPLARLASVGGASFVTFVAALAGNLLLWALLARGRRLVPRLVAGLAAASLACGGLLVPTPTTGDGSATVAVVQGNVPGRGLDFLGNARTVTRNHLEATEQLMRDVAAGLVPRPDFVIWPENSTDLDPFVDQITREVVERAVATAGVPVLVGAVLHGPGPTYRRTTGVVWDPETGPGQIYVKQHPVPFGEYIPFRKLLLPLIQRLEQVGADTYAGSEPGFLRIAGYDVGDIICFEVAYDGLVQELARLNPELLVVQTNNSTYLGTGQPEQQFAMTRLRAIEFGKTILVASPSGISGVIAPDGTVVARSREATREVFVERVPLRTAPTLATRLGRVPEWVMTFVGLAALAVAWRRRERTKAEPPAPAGAGLPLGPADRVPSTVDGGGRP, from the coding sequence TTGTACCTTCCTGACAGCTGGCGTGCCGGGCGCGGGCGCTCCGCCAACCACATGGTGGCCGGCATCGGATGGGACGTGGGTCTTCCCCGAAGGCCCGAACCTGGTGGAAAGGGCGTGGCGTTGGGGCTGGAGGACGGTGTCGTGGCGCACCGGTCGAGCGCCGCCCGCCGCATGACCGACGGCGCGAACCTGAGCCGGCTCGCGTTGGCGATCGGCTCCGGTGTCCTGCTGGCGTTGGCGTTCCCACCGGTGGGTTGGGCCTGGCTCACCCCCCTCGCCGCCGCCGGGTTGACGTGGGCGTGCTGGGGACAGCGCGTTCGCGACGGCGCGCTCACCGGATTGGCCTACGGGTTCGGGTTCTTCGTCGTCCTCCTGCAGTGGGTCCGAGTGATCGGCGTCGACGGCTGGCTGGCGCTGAGCCTGCTCGAGGCAGCCTTCGTCGCGGCGCTGGGGGCCGCCCTGGCCATCGTCACTCGCCTGCGATGGTGGCCGGTGTGGGCGGCGGCCTTGTGGGTCGGTCAGGAGCTCTTGCGAGGCTCTGTCCCCTTCGGTGGGTTCCCCTGGGGGCGATTGGTGTTCGCTCTCGACGACACTCCGCTGGCACGACTCGCCAGCGTGGGTGGCGCGTCATTCGTCACGTTTGTCGCAGCTTTGGCCGGGAACCTGCTGTTGTGGGCGCTGCTGGCCCGCGGCCGTCGGCTGGTACCGCGGCTCGTCGCCGGACTCGCCGCCGCTTCTCTCGCCTGCGGAGGGTTGCTCGTGCCCACACCGACCACCGGTGACGGCAGCGCGACCGTGGCGGTGGTCCAAGGCAATGTGCCCGGCCGGGGCCTGGACTTCCTCGGCAACGCCCGTACCGTCACTCGCAACCACCTGGAGGCCACCGAACAGCTCATGCGCGACGTCGCCGCCGGCCTGGTGCCCCGGCCCGACTTCGTAATCTGGCCGGAGAACTCCACCGATCTGGATCCCTTCGTCGACCAGATCACGCGCGAGGTCGTGGAGCGCGCGGTCGCGACCGCCGGGGTGCCGGTGCTGGTGGGGGCGGTTCTCCACGGCCCCGGACCCACGTATCGACGTACCACGGGCGTGGTGTGGGATCCCGAGACCGGGCCCGGACAGATCTACGTCAAGCAGCATCCGGTGCCGTTCGGGGAGTACATCCCGTTCCGGAAGCTCCTGCTGCCGCTCATCCAGCGGCTGGAGCAAGTGGGGGCCGACACCTACGCCGGATCGGAGCCGGGATTCCTGCGCATCGCCGGCTACGACGTGGGCGACATCATCTGCTTCGAGGTCGCCTACGACGGCCTCGTCCAGGAGCTGGCGCGGTTGAATCCGGAGCTGCTGGTCGTCCAGACCAACAACTCCACCTACCTCGGCACCGGCCAGCCCGAGCAGCAGTTCGCCATGACGCGGCTGCGTGCGATCGAGTTCGGCAAGACGATCCTGGTCGCCTCGCCGAGCGGGATCTCCGGCGTCATCGCGCCTGACGGGACCGTGGTAGCGCGGTCGCGGGAGGCGACCCGGGAGGTGTTCGTGGAGCGGGTGCCACTGCGCACTGCGCCCACCCTGGCGACCCGGCTCGGCCGCGTGCCCGAGTGGGTGATGACCTTCGTGGGTCTGGCCGCCCTCGCGGTGGCCTGGCGCCGCCGCGAGCGGACGAAGGCGGAGCCGCCTGCCCCGGCCGGTGCCGGACTCCCTCTCGGGCCTGCTGACCGAGTCCCGTCGACGGTCGACGGCGGAGGGCGCCCATGA
- a CDS encoding phosphotransferase family protein — MVGVGSVVTSVRLLGVHSTTLHAVDVLSASGVMHHLMLRRFHRLDRLRTDPWYSPSNEATVLGLLGSTDVPAPRLLAADTAPTMCDVPTLLTTRLPGVPPQAPDDPAVLATMAETLATIHRVDLPVVRALPPYRPYYDPQLDGHRRPPAWSSNPRLWERVFAILAAGPPTATMGFIHRDYHPGQTLWDTGRLVGVVDWTTGCLGPRGIDLARMRLNLAGRYGTEVADKFLAFYRATGLPDAHHPYWDLLDAADGILSHPEPVPSAEAARFEEWVARLVACF; from the coding sequence ATGGTGGGGGTAGGAAGCGTCGTCACCTCCGTCCGGTTGCTCGGCGTTCACTCCACGACACTGCACGCGGTCGATGTGCTGAGCGCGTCCGGCGTGATGCACCACCTCATGCTGCGTCGGTTCCACCGCCTGGACCGGCTGCGGACCGACCCGTGGTACTCGCCGTCGAACGAGGCGACCGTGCTCGGCCTGCTCGGGAGCACCGACGTTCCGGCGCCACGTCTGCTCGCCGCGGACACGGCGCCGACCATGTGCGATGTCCCGACGCTGCTCACCACCCGCCTCCCGGGTGTCCCACCACAAGCCCCTGACGACCCGGCCGTCCTCGCGACGATGGCCGAGACTCTGGCCACCATCCACCGGGTTGACCTGCCGGTCGTTCGGGCGCTTCCGCCCTACCGTCCGTACTACGACCCCCAGTTGGACGGGCATCGGCGCCCACCGGCATGGTCGTCGAATCCCCGCCTGTGGGAGAGAGTCTTCGCGATCCTGGCCGCGGGCCCGCCGACGGCCACGATGGGGTTCATCCACCGCGACTACCACCCCGGCCAGACGTTGTGGGACACCGGCCGGCTGGTCGGCGTGGTCGACTGGACGACTGGCTGCCTCGGGCCACGCGGCATCGACCTTGCTCGGATGCGACTCAACCTCGCCGGCCGATACGGCACGGAGGTCGCGGACAAGTTCTTGGCCTTCTATCGGGCGACGGGTCTGCCGGACGCGCACCACCCGTACTGGGACCTGCTGGACGCGGCGGACGGCATCTTGAGCCATCCCGAGCCGGTACCGAGCGCCGAGGCCGCGCGCTTCGAGGAGTGGGTCGCACGTCTCGTCGCGTGCTTCTAG
- a CDS encoding MFS transporter encodes MATATVTYPEASERRRQQRAWYFYDWANSAYVTTVLTVLFSPYLASVAETAACGAPGTPERPCTQMLRIVGIPVSPGSLPLYVITATSLLSALLLPFVGAMADRSGHKKNLLGALAWIGAAATTSMVFVAGTNWLLGVVLLFVANLCLASSLVVYDSILCDIATPDERDQVSSRGWAFGYLGGGLLLALNLALVQGHELVGLTTQQAVRLSLASAGLWWAAFTIIPVVRLYNRPPIAVVAESGNAARQTLGQLLATLREARAYPMTLLFLVAYLFFNDGVQTVIYASSIYSSSQLGLGQNVLIATILLVQFVAFGGALLFGRIAGRFGSWRTILVALWVWIAIVVTAYFLPARQVAPVLALGVAIGVVLGGTQALSRSLYSQIVPKGREAEYFSLYQACERGMSWFGTLVFGLVHQITHSYRPAIVALVFFFVVGFVLLLLVDPRRAVRDAGNEQPAVL; translated from the coding sequence GTGGCGACAGCGACCGTGACGTATCCGGAGGCCAGCGAGCGCCGGCGGCAGCAGCGCGCTTGGTACTTCTACGACTGGGCGAACTCCGCGTACGTCACCACCGTCCTGACGGTGCTGTTCAGCCCGTACCTGGCGTCGGTCGCCGAGACCGCCGCCTGCGGGGCGCCGGGGACTCCGGAGCGACCGTGCACGCAGATGCTGCGGATCGTGGGCATCCCGGTCTCGCCCGGGTCGTTGCCGCTGTACGTCATCACGGCGACCAGCCTGCTGTCGGCCCTGCTGCTCCCCTTCGTGGGCGCCATGGCCGACCGTTCCGGTCACAAGAAGAACCTGCTCGGTGCCTTGGCCTGGATCGGGGCGGCAGCGACGACCTCGATGGTGTTCGTCGCCGGCACGAACTGGCTGCTCGGCGTCGTCCTGCTGTTCGTCGCCAACCTGTGCCTGGCGTCGTCCTTGGTCGTCTACGACTCCATCCTGTGCGACATCGCCACCCCGGACGAGCGGGACCAGGTCTCCTCGCGCGGCTGGGCGTTCGGCTACCTCGGCGGCGGCCTCCTGCTCGCGCTCAATCTGGCCCTCGTGCAGGGCCATGAGCTCGTGGGCTTGACCACCCAGCAGGCCGTCCGGCTCAGCCTGGCGTCAGCTGGACTGTGGTGGGCCGCCTTCACGATCATTCCCGTGGTGCGGCTGTACAACCGGCCGCCGATCGCGGTGGTCGCCGAATCCGGCAATGCCGCCCGGCAGACCCTCGGTCAGCTCCTGGCGACCTTGCGCGAGGCGCGCGCCTACCCGATGACGCTGCTGTTCCTGGTGGCGTACCTGTTCTTCAACGACGGTGTGCAGACCGTCATCTATGCGTCCTCGATCTACAGCTCCAGTCAGCTCGGGCTCGGTCAGAATGTCCTGATCGCGACGATCCTCCTGGTGCAGTTCGTGGCTTTCGGCGGCGCGCTGCTGTTCGGCAGGATCGCTGGTCGGTTCGGTAGCTGGCGGACCATCCTGGTCGCGCTGTGGGTCTGGATCGCCATCGTGGTGACCGCGTACTTCCTTCCCGCCCGACAGGTGGCGCCCGTGCTGGCGCTCGGGGTCGCCATCGGCGTCGTGCTCGGCGGCACCCAGGCGTTGTCCAGGTCGCTGTACAGCCAGATCGTTCCCAAGGGGCGAGAGGCGGAGTACTTCAGCCTGTACCAGGCGTGCGAACGCGGTATGAGCTGGTTCGGGACGCTGGTGTTCGGGCTCGTCCACCAGATCACCCACTCCTACCGACCGGCGATCGTCGCGTTGGTGTTCTTCTTCGTCGTCGGATTTGTCTTGTTGCTCCTCGTCGATCCGCGGCGCGCCGTGCGGGACGCCGGTAACGAGCAGCCCGCCGTCCTGTGA
- a CDS encoding glycerophosphodiester phosphodiesterase: MPATSRRYPFLDHPGPIPFAHRGGALYPPNVGIENSMTAFANAIELGYRYLETDVHATADGVLVAFHDPTLDRVTDRSGRIADLPYAEVARARIAGREPIPTLAEILGTWPDVRVNIDVKHENAIRPLAEAVAKTNAHDRICVSSFSGHRTKAVYRLLGPRVATGATPLGVASLTVPLPQLLRRLVLSDAACVQVPVSFRGLRIVTPDFVDRVHALGKQVHVWTIDDAAQMNDLLDMGVDGIITDRIDTLRDVLTARGQWVE; the protein is encoded by the coding sequence GTGCCCGCGACGTCTCGCCGCTACCCGTTCCTCGACCATCCCGGACCGATCCCGTTCGCCCACCGGGGCGGTGCTCTCTACCCGCCCAACGTTGGCATCGAGAACTCGATGACCGCCTTCGCCAACGCCATCGAGCTCGGCTACCGGTATCTGGAGACTGACGTCCACGCCACGGCGGACGGGGTGCTCGTCGCGTTCCATGACCCGACCCTCGATCGGGTCACCGATCGGTCCGGGCGGATCGCCGACCTTCCCTATGCCGAGGTCGCCCGGGCCCGTATCGCCGGCCGAGAGCCGATCCCCACACTCGCCGAGATCCTGGGAACCTGGCCCGACGTCCGGGTCAACATCGACGTCAAGCACGAGAACGCCATCCGTCCCCTCGCCGAAGCGGTGGCCAAGACCAACGCCCACGATCGCATCTGCGTCTCGTCGTTCTCCGGACATCGGACCAAGGCGGTGTACCGCCTGCTCGGCCCTCGCGTCGCCACCGGAGCGACACCGCTCGGTGTCGCGTCGCTCACCGTGCCACTCCCCCAGCTGCTTCGACGCCTGGTCCTCTCCGACGCGGCCTGCGTGCAGGTACCGGTGAGCTTTCGCGGACTGCGGATCGTGACGCCGGACTTCGTCGACCGCGTGCACGCCCTGGGCAAGCAGGTGCACGTGTGGACGATCGACGACGCCGCGCAGATGAACGACCTGCTGGACATGGGTGTCGACGGCATCATCACGGACCGGATCGACACTCTCCGCGACGTCCTCACCGCCCGCGGCCAGTGGGTGGAGTGA
- a CDS encoding RNA polymerase-binding protein RbpA, giving the protein MSERALRGSRLGAASYEDDREITPAPRQLVGYDCPQSHHFELPFAADAEIPPVWECPRCGGEAVRVDGDRPEPKQMKPPRTHWDMLLERRTIEELEELLAERLELLRSGKIGPEHLHRHNENSSDDNSPKPPEQRRSA; this is encoded by the coding sequence ATGTCGGAGCGTGCACTTCGAGGCTCCCGGCTCGGAGCGGCCAGCTACGAAGACGATCGGGAGATCACTCCCGCGCCGCGTCAGCTGGTGGGCTATGACTGCCCCCAGTCTCATCACTTCGAGCTGCCGTTCGCCGCTGACGCGGAGATCCCCCCGGTCTGGGAATGCCCCCGCTGCGGTGGAGAAGCGGTCCGTGTCGACGGTGACCGCCCTGAACCGAAGCAGATGAAGCCACCCCGGACGCACTGGGACATGCTGCTGGAGCGACGGACGATCGAGGAGCTCGAGGAGCTGCTGGCGGAGCGGCTGGAGCTGCTTCGGTCCGGGAAGATCGGTCCGGAACACCTCCACCGCCACAACGAGAACTCGAGCGACGACAACTCACCCAAGCCGCCCGAGCAGCGGCGAAGCGCCTGA